Proteins from one Spirochaetaceae bacterium genomic window:
- a CDS encoding type II toxin-antitoxin system RelE/ParE family toxin → MRARFAHIGELIATVGLERGGACQTPDRTALGNAFRGRDGIARALYVTAKDRRVVVLRVFVKKTRRTPRGEIELALQRAEEVSK, encoded by the coding sequence ATGCGAGCGCGGTTTGCGCACATCGGCGAGTTGATCGCAACGGTCGGCCTGGAGCGGGGCGGCGCATGTCAGACACCTGACCGGACCGCTTTGGGAAATGCGTTCAGAGGGCGGGATGGCATCGCGCGGGCACTGTATGTCACCGCGAAGGATCGGAGGGTCGTGGTGTTGCGGGTGTTCGTGAAGAAGACCCGGCGGACGCCGCGGGGAGAGATCGAGTTGGCGCTGCAACGCGCCGAGGAGGTATCGAAATGA
- a CDS encoding pentapeptide repeat-containing protein yields the protein MPVLLLIAVASGAAADPVCLPNCNTANLAGDDLQFANMAGASLRGASLILANLARADLSGADLSFANLAHADLEEADLSEAELHGATLAEANLEGADLTGAILWGTTLLSADLTDAVLTDADLTGATLTGANLQGVTGWTSKGFTQGTIFAGADLTDARLVHATLAGADLRGANLADANLDDGLYGTNLYGAILAEADLSGANLTHANLGGAHLLKANLTGADLTGAGLSGAALSYANLSNADLTDANLVEAVLFYANLDDADLSGANLSVVLGWSTVTLKGVKGCDTATKPRPLLPGC from the coding sequence GTGCCCGTGCTGTTACTGATAGCCGTTGCCAGCGGTGCCGCTGCGGACCCGGTTTGTCTCCCGAACTGCAATACGGCGAATTTGGCTGGTGATGACCTGCAGTTTGCCAACATGGCTGGTGCGAGCCTGCGAGGTGCGTCGCTGATCCTCGCCAACTTGGCCCGCGCCGACCTGAGCGGTGCGGACCTGAGCTTCGCCAACCTGGCCCACGCCGACCTGGAAGAAGCCGACCTGAGCGAAGCAGAATTGCACGGCGCCACGTTGGCCGAGGCCAACCTGGAGGGTGCTGACCTGACCGGCGCGATCCTCTGGGGGACAACGTTGCTGTCCGCTGATCTGACTGATGCCGTCCTGACCGATGCTGACCTGACCGGCGCCACCCTGACCGGTGCGAACTTACAAGGTGTCACCGGGTGGACGAGCAAAGGCTTTACGCAAGGGACTATCTTTGCTGGCGCTGACCTGACCGACGCTCGCTTGGTTCACGCGACGCTGGCCGGCGCGGATCTGCGCGGCGCGAATTTGGCTGACGCGAACTTGGACGATGGTTTGTATGGGACCAATCTGTACGGCGCTATCCTGGCAGAGGCCGACTTGAGTGGAGCCAATCTGACCCACGCCAACCTAGGTGGAGCCCACCTGCTCAAGGCCAACCTGACCGGTGCTGACCTGACCGGTGCCGGCCTGTCCGGCGCAGCCCTGAGCTATGCGAACTTGAGCAACGCAGACCTAACCGACGCCAACTTGGTCGAGGCCGTGCTGTTCTATGCTAACTTGGACGACGCAGACCTGAGCGGCGCCAACCTGAGCGTCGTTTTGGGCTGGTCTACAGTCACCCTGAAAGGTGTGAAGGGTTGCGACACGGCCACGAAGCCGCGCCCACTGCTGCCGGGGTGCTGA
- a CDS encoding DUF6364 family protein encodes MSVNTKLTLSVDAAVIRQAKAFARQRRKSLSRLVEEYLRFVSTESEHTPPISNRVLTVADSLDLPPGATYDHLKEQYLRDKLLGGERAQDTD; translated from the coding sequence ATGTCGGTCAACACGAAACTCACGTTGAGTGTCGATGCCGCGGTCATCCGGCAGGCCAAGGCGTTCGCGAGACAGCGCCGCAAAAGCCTCTCGAGGCTGGTCGAGGAGTATCTGCGGTTCGTCAGCACCGAGTCCGAGCATACGCCCCCGATCAGCAATCGCGTCCTGACCGTCGCAGACTCGCTCGACCTGCCGCCCGGGGCCACCTACGACCACCTGAAGGAGCAGTACCTGCGGGACAAGCTGCTCGGAGGGGAACGTGCGCAGGATACTGATTGA
- a CDS encoding aldo/keto reductase, producing MLGVRSRGHRRRRLPAAPRHRLGRPAALLLIHLPDHITPYGEPIAALEKFKHDGKIRHYEVSTSPRR from the coding sequence GTGCTCGGCGTTCGATCACGTGGTCACCGCCGCCGAAGGCTGCCTGCGGCGCCTCGGCACCGACTGGGTCGACCTGCTGCTCTGCTGCTGATACACTTGCCCGATCACATCACCCCGTACGGCGAGCCGATCGCGGCGCTGGAGAAGTTCAAGCACGATGGCAAGATCCGCCACTACGAAGTGTCCACTTCTCCCCGGCGATGA
- a CDS encoding aldo/keto reductase: MEQRSFGDSGLTCSALGFGTWELSTTDYGEIDAAEAQRAAGEAIDHGITLFDTAESYGPYIAEELLGKALGARRKEIVLVTKVGFKYDGNRLVNQCSSFDHVVTAAEGCLQRLGTDWVDLLLIHWPDHITPYGEPIAALEKLKQDGKIRHYGVSNFSPAMMDVCESAGHLAANQVGYHLFDRRVERAVLPYTRSHGIGFMAYGTLGFGLLTGAFNESTTFVDWDWRSKGYAFGLPLFQREQFLGQLRVVDRLRPIAARHGKSVAQLAISWVLGNPAVTVGLVGIRRTEELKENVAAVEWRLSPDERQEIDTIFAEEAVPTHSETSQITEPFLPAR, from the coding sequence ATGGAACAACGCAGCTTTGGGGACAGCGGTCTGACCTGTTCCGCGCTCGGGTTCGGCACCTGGGAACTGAGCACCACCGATTACGGCGAGATCGACGCGGCCGAGGCGCAGCGGGCGGCCGGGGAGGCGATCGACCACGGCATCACCCTGTTCGACACCGCCGAGTCATACGGGCCGTACATCGCCGAGGAGCTGCTCGGCAAGGCCCTCGGCGCGCGGCGCAAGGAGATCGTCCTGGTTACCAAGGTCGGCTTCAAGTATGACGGAAACCGGCTGGTGAACCAGTGCTCGTCGTTCGACCACGTAGTCACCGCCGCCGAAGGCTGCCTGCAGCGCCTCGGCACCGACTGGGTCGACCTGTTGCTGATCCACTGGCCCGATCACATCACCCCGTACGGGGAGCCGATCGCGGCGCTGGAGAAGCTCAAGCAGGATGGCAAGATCCGCCACTACGGCGTGTCCAACTTCTCCCCGGCGATGATGGACGTGTGCGAGAGCGCCGGCCACCTGGCCGCCAACCAGGTCGGCTACCACCTGTTCGACCGCCGCGTGGAACGCGCCGTGCTGCCCTACACGCGGTCCCACGGCATCGGCTTCATGGCCTACGGCACGCTCGGCTTCGGCCTGCTGACCGGCGCGTTCAACGAGTCGACCACCTTCGTGGACTGGGACTGGCGCTCCAAGGGCTACGCCTTCGGCCTGCCCCTGTTCCAGCGCGAGCAGTTCCTTGGGCAACTGCGCGTGGTCGACCGCCTGCGGCCCATCGCCGCCCGCCACGGCAAGTCCGTCGCCCAACTCGCCATCTCCTGGGTCCTCGGCAACCCCGCGGTCACCGTGGGGCTGGTCGGCATCCGCCGCACCGAGGAACTGAAAGAGAACGTGGCCGCCGTCGAGTGGCGCCTCTCCCCCGACGAACGCCAGGAAATCGACACCATCTTCGCCGAAGAGGCCGTCCCCACCCACTCCGAAACCTCCCAAATCACCGAACCCTTCCTCCCCGCCCGCTAA
- a CDS encoding helix-turn-helix transcriptional regulator — protein MSTLGELHERWSRDPDYREAYEQLAPEYEVARALIEARTRAGLTQAELATRMKTTQSAVARLESGRTPPSTRPLEKVARATGTRLRIQFDSIQ, from the coding sequence ATGAGCACGCTTGGCGAACTGCACGAACGGTGGAGCCGAGATCCGGACTATCGCGAGGCGTACGAACAACTGGCGCCGGAGTACGAGGTGGCGCGTGCGCTGATCGAGGCGCGCACGCGCGCAGGCCTGACCCAGGCGGAGCTGGCCACGCGAATGAAGACGACGCAGTCGGCGGTCGCGCGGTTGGAGAGCGGGCGCACACCACCGTCAACGCGGCCGCTGGAGAAGGTCGCGCGGGCAACGGGGACTCGGCTGCGGATCCAGTTTGACAGCATCCAGTAA